A window of Gossypium raimondii isolate GPD5lz chromosome 7, ASM2569854v1, whole genome shotgun sequence genomic DNA:
AACCAAGCCAGACACTATTTATCCTTCTAAGAAAGTTAAATCGGAATATGGATTACATTGGTTGGGTTAAAAAATTtcgaaaattaatttaaatggtcttgcaaaaataaaagttgataattgaatccattttttaaaaattaaaataaccaaaccGGCTTAAGTTCATCAATTCCATTAATCGATTGACTTAACTGAAAAcgaaaacttgaaattttggttaaaatattggTGATAAGTAATTGAATTTGTGTTTGGGATGTTATAATTTGGAATAGAGATTTTGGTTGGAGTTATAAGAGGGTAACAAATATATGTCCGAGTAAGTATAAAGTagaatcaaattaacaaaatattaatagatGAATTGAGATGTAGTTAGACAAATTTTACCTACATGGAAAATCGCACATGAGAAGATTAAAATCCCACATATGGAAATTTGGGAATTAGGCCTAAGTACTCCAAGACTTAAGGTTTTAGCCTTTGTCAACAATGTCAATGTCTTGTTAGCTAATTGGATTTGAGATTTGAGTAATGAGTGTATTTATTTGGGTTTGGAGAATATTATAATGGATTTGAGTTTaggaattatattttaaaaatatataaattgttgaatCATTTTTAACTGAAAAGTAGCTTTGACGACATTTGAAAAGACATGTAAAAATTCATTACAATGATGGATGCTATTAAGGGAATAAGAGTTGCCACTAATCTTTTTGATGAGATATGATCGGTCAcctaataattacattttaaaaaagaaaaaaaatgaaattctttaaaaaaataatttttggatcTATGTTAAAAAACTAGAGTAAAATGAATTTGAGTTTAGGAGTCGATTACATGTAAGGAATGTATTAACACCCTCACAACAccaaaaaattggtaccttgACTAATACGTGTTGTTTTCAGATTGGAAAAAAGTTCAATATTTAAACATGAtcttgtaaaattttgatatggacataaaattatataattgagtGGATTTGATTTTAGAACTTGATAATTTGTGACGCGTGAccttttattataaaacaatttttattattatttgtgatTGAAAagagtattttaatatttagaaaagTAAACAtctcattaatttttctaatgaaaaaaaacaatgaaatcATGGTTAAATACATACATGCTTCACTACGTTTAAATATAGCTATGTAGGCATGAATTATACAAACATAAAGTACCcacaaaatctataaaaaaaaaaagatgatgaaatgaaaaggTGTAGGAACCAAGTATTTTCTCACATATTACATAAATAACTAATTATTACATGACAGCACTATGAGCAAATTATGAGACATGGAGCAACCAAGCATCGAAATTTCTCAAAGATATCGAACAACTAAGCTATGACCATGCTAGAAGTATAAAGGTAAATGATTAACTCGAGGCATTTGTTTTCCAACAAACTCATCACTTTGAGTTGCTCCCGCTTCTCTACACAGTCATCAACGCTCGAAAGTCTAAGGCCATCTTGCTTTGCCATTCAAAGTCCACATAGCCAGCGAATGAGTATATCTTCTTGTTCTTCTGTATCTTAATGGTTCGGTTAAAGGGAATGACTTGAGTCGAGTGCGGCAGCAAGTCTTCGATTGGGAGGATGAGTCTCAAAAATTGGGCTGCTGAATATCCCTATTCGACAAAGGTTTATTATCAGGCCTAGGGCTCATagttcaatccagtccaaaatgTGACCTAAGTCTTTGtctgaaattatttttctaaataaatatagttaatTGCACCACATCTACAAACTACAAACTATGACCCTCATTTTAAATTGATCTCTgaacttcaaaatattttaattatatcataaGCTATCTATGTTATATCAATCATattctttcattaaaattattatttaattattaaatgacaTATCAAATCTTATATGTAATTctttaaactgaaaattttaaagaaaattaaaatgttgcATAACTTTAAAagtcaattataaaaataaggtaaaatagaaaaaagaaagattcaGTATTCGATAAAGCTGTAAATGCTTCAAAAACCTCAAAACCAAAACTTTTacatctatttttattatattcaaattttaaaattttcattttaaattatagcACATAAGATTTGACGTCCCatttaacagttaaattaaCGATTTTAGTAATGTAAAAGTCTTATTGATATAACCTCGatagtttgaggatgaaattagaatgttttaaagtttggaGACCAAATTAAAATGAGTGTAATTATTTAGGGATGTATGGTGcaattaactcataaatatatGCAAATGTTGTGAATCTCAAAAGACTAGACATGTACAAACATAAAAAAGATATCTAGTATGTTACACTCCACACCCGACTCGATTGTTGAATCCAAATGTGTGACATTGCATTACGTTATTGAAGCAACTCATATCAAATCAGTtcataatattcatacattcttaTAATACTCATAAATTAATTAGAGTTGTACTAGGTCATTATGAGATTAGGATTTACATCCACTCTTTTTTGTCAAACTTCAGCATTGTGTCTCGAAACAGGGTTTTTCATGTCTTGAGACAGGCCtcattttattgtttgtatttttgtttcaataatatcatgtctcgagacattaaAGTTCATGTCTCGACACAATACTTTTCAAGTCTCGAAACTGGAGATaaactttttttctatttttttattttagcttCGATGATGTTTAGATATCTCGAAATTTGAAGTTGTTATTTCAAAACCTCTAACAGAGCAAAACTATTTTAGCCAGTTGATTATGAAATTTCATAACTGATATGTCAAATGCTGATCATCAACAAGAAAAGACAACACTCACGTTTGGGTTTTCCTTAGAGCCTGTTATGCCCATATTCATTGTTCCTACTTTTATCCATTTCATATACAGAATCCCCtaactaaattcaataaagTGGGGTTCCAAGTTGACGTTTGCAAGCTATTCATGATATTGGCCTCATCAATATCTACACCTATCAATTGGGTAATTCGAATTAATTTAGAGGGATAAGTAAACAATCATATCagtttgaataaattttaaattcgagtttaaagttttaatttttcaagtttatttattataagtTAGGATAATTTCAGATTTTGATAGCTAATCTGAATTGTATTGggtttactttttagatttgagttatttattttatggtcAAATTAGGTTGGATTGGATTTAAAATCAGACGGatcaaataaaaagattttgaGAGTTTTACAAGTATACATACAATGAACAATCACAAAtacatatttgaataattataatttaaaatcaaagtaaacaaagaacaaataaacgaaaaatgaaaatgtgatCGGACAAAGCTCGcgataaattttgaatttgaatagtAAAAAACTTGCATTCTCTACCTTTATTAACAATTACAAACAGAAAGTTTCAcattataattatcataaaagaaATTGTTGGTGACGTGAAAGGAGAAGCTACTTTTAGCCATTTTGAATTTGGTTTCTATGGCTGCATACGCCAAGTAGGCTTCTGTTTGAATATTGAAACAAATCAGATCCCTGTTATAACGTTGATAGTTTAGGCATGAAATTAACCCTAATTGTATTGTCGGTGAATAACCTAAATATCTTTAAATAGTTGAAAACATGAATATACGTCAAAGATTGTATCTTTCAAATGTCAAACACCTTGTCTTGACGTTTCCTAATCAAGTCTTGATTGGTAACTTTCTAAATAATTGGTCTCTTTCCTTTCCCATCCCACCGCCATTCTCATATTTGCAATATTTATGGaccaatataaatataataactaTACCAACGATTGTCTGTTGAAATGGGGGATTACTTGCTTAGCAAATTGAAATTGTAGTTAAAATGGTGTTTGAAATTGTGGCCGCAATTTcaatcatgaaataaaaagtgttgaaaaagtaaaaatgtaaaaataaaaatcgaaatTGTTTATGCAGTTCATCCTCGGTCTACATTTGCGAGCATTGCCTAGAACAATGATTCACTATTTTTCTCACAATACAACCAATGATTTAAGTCTTAAGACTGGTCTAACACTCACCAATTTAGCAACCTCATCGTTGTACATAGACTAGATCACTCTCCTTCTAAGCTCCCCCTCAAAAGCTTAGTTCGGAAACTCAAGAGACCCCTTGATTGCTTACAAAAATAATGCACACATACCTGTTCCTAACTTGAACAAATTTGTGCTCTCTCAAAGTCTTTTTTCACTCTTGGTTACTCTTTTAACTTAGACAAAACTTAAGTTTATATACTACTTAAGTTTTGTTTACATAAGAGTTGTAATctaataacttttttataaagTAAAGCTAAAACTCAGCATAAGATAATACTTCCACAAGAGTCTCAGTGCAATCCAAagtttttaactataaaaagtGACTTTACTTATTCTGCAAACAACCTGATTTAATCTGCAAGAAACCAATCTTCAAGTCTTCAATTTCCACTCAATTGATCATCGTGTGTTGGGTTTTATTCGTCTAAATATGTCCAAAATAATTAGTCCAATacttttattctaaaatttgttATCTctgaaaatagataaataagaCAATAAAATAGTGCTAGTCACCATTTCATCACAGAgtattttttatcataaaatatgtCAACGATATAAAAAAGGGTTAATTTAGCAATCAATAAATATGCTTCAAGCAGTCCGAACACTTAATATAAACACTCATCTATGACCCTTTCTCTCATTGTCTTATGTGCCTAAACTATTTTCTTTACTTCAACAACACTTTCTACTGACTTAATTAAGTACGAGAGATTGTCACGTTTTGTTTTTGCCAATACATTGAATTTCCACCACCGTCTACGACCACCACCATGAAATTGGGTTAGGCCTATAAAAACTTTTGCTTTCTTGCTAGACCCACAAGGACAATAATAGTGTAGCAATATTTTTTAGGTAGGGATGGGACCAAATTTCTTAGAAACCCTCCAAATTTAACTGTAACATGAAATTGATATACCATTGGCTTACCTATTGTGCCTGATAGAAGTCAACACAAATGATGTTTTAGCATCtatggttttcaaattttcaacccTAACCCTTTTGATTGCCTTTTTGGGTAATAAGCTATTCACCTcgtctttaattttaaatgaaaaaacatACAACTTTTTTGGCTAAACCTTGCCTTGTGTTGTCTATTGAATGACTCTAAAGTGCCTTTGTCTGTAGTTTGCTCTACAAGTATCAAAATTACTCGTCATGTCTCAATCTTTGAAACATttaccttcattttttttcttaacctctttttaatttactttattatatgagtattattaattttatccaTTATTATCTCAATTAAGTCAAttagttattgaaatttataactGAATCAATCAACTTAATTGattaagtatatatgtatgttatatataattgaaataaatttttataatatataaaaagtaagtGAATTAATCGATTTAATTGACCGAACTAACCacactaaataataaaagaattgattAAACGAATCGGAAAAAAGTAAATGCTAACCTCTATTCATATAGGAAGTgttgtattttcttttaaataattaaaatttcaatagtAATGTTTTCTCTTGAGgatgattaaaacaaaataacctCAATATGTAACAACgaacttattatttttctttaaaataacttataacGTTTAAGTTACTtgagtttgatttaattatttttgaagcgagtataatttgaataatttgagctattgaatgaataaatatatttttagtattttgatattaatttattaatttatcgatatatatatatatatatatatatatatatatatatatgaagtgAGCTCAAGTTCGAGTTTGGATATATAAATCATGTAAACAAACTTATAATCGAGCTCAACTTGAATAGTTCGATTTTGTTTTGAATCAAACTCAACCTTagataataataacatattgaGTTCAACCCGAAGTTCAAATAGCAAATTTTGAAACATGCTTAATTTGGATCATGAACTTTTTACTATTAGAGTTGGATTTGACTcgattattattagtttttttataagaATGGGTCCGAAGGCCACTACCTCAATTagagagaataaaaaattatacaactATGGATATCGCTTAGATACTCAATGTCAAAAGATGATTCGACTCGATTATTATTGTAATCACAAAGGGAAGAAATTTAGAAGGGAacaaaaaatctattttatttttgacaatTAAGACAtcacaaaaaataacaaaataattcacaaaaatagaaaaaaagagtagaaaatactaaaataaataaataaagggagTTTTATATAATCCTCTAATAATTTGTTTTACTACTAAACTTGGTTAATTAAGCAGCCTAAAATCACAATGATACGAATCCAACGGCTCTTGTTCATCACCCTTACTCTCATCACAATCATCTAGCAGCTTTGTATCTACACACGTCAGCATCTGGGCCCTCTTCGCTTGTAGGTCCCAATCAGTAGACCCCACAACATACAACATAAGCCCGGCACAACAAACTTGGGCCGAAAGTAAGCCCAACCAAAGCCCCGAGAACCCGAATCCGAGATAAAATCCGAGTCCAACCGCAACGGGCATGCCCACTAGATAAAATGCACCAAGGTTCACGTTTGCTGCGGTGGAAGGACGTGCGCTTCCTCTAAGGACCCCACATCCAACGGTCTGCGGGCAGTTCCCGAGCTCGCAGAGCCCTAGGATGGGAAGGGCGATGGATGTCAAACGTATGATCTCAGAATCTGATGTGAACATCATGGCCCACTTATCTTTCATGGATGATGCGAAGGTGGATGCTGATAGGCCCGTCATGGTAGATACAAACACCGCCACCACAGCGGATAACCGCGCTTTGTAAGGACGGTTAGCCCCTAACTCGTTACCAACGCGCGTTGAGACCGCGAAACTGAGTGAAGAAGGGAAAACGTAAATAAGCGACGTGGTTTGAATCAAAATCCCCATTGAAGCAACCGTCGCTTTTGGATTTACCAAAAGCCCACACAGAACAATCATAATCTCATACCACCACCATTCTAAACAAACCGAAACACAGCTCGGCGCAGCTAGCTTAAGCAGCGGCCTCCAGCCGGTCAAACATTCGAAACTCGGTTTTTCCCACGTGGGTTCATGTAAACCGGCAGTCCAAACGTAAACAACAAGTGAAACAAGGACGAAGAAGTTTGATATAGAAGCGGAAGCCGCTACGCCGGCGACACCGAACCCGAACTGGGAAACGAGTAATAAATTGATGGGCAAATGAAGGACGGTGGAGATGAGTGTTGATAAAGTTACCGGATGGGTAATACCTTGTGCACGAAGGTAAATGCGGATGGGATGAAACAATGATTGTGTAAATAAATCCGGTAAGgcaaaaaacaaatatttttgacCAATTCGAGTAATATTAGGATCTTGATGAAGATAAACAAAGATATTAAACATGTTCACCCAAAGAAATGATATTAAAATcgatataaataataaaaaaacaatgtaACGATGAAGGGTTAATGATAAAAGTTTGGGTTTTTGAGCACCGAAAGCTTGTGAACAAAGTGGTTCCATCCCTAACGCGAGACCTGATAGAACTGAATAACCAGTAATGTTGGCAAATGCTATGGCTAATGAACCGGCGGCGAGTTCTATGTCGCCCAGATGACCGAggaaaagcatggaaatgattgaACGTGAATAGAGAATGAGACCTGTTAAGATTATAGGAAAAGCTAACCGCAACAGTGATTTAGTTTCATTAATGATCTCTGATACTGAAAGATAGTGTTTTTCTGGGTCTAGAAGATGGAAATAAAGATGGGTTTGTTGAGTTTGGTTACACATGGTGATGATCAAAGGGTTTTTTTTGAGGGTTTGTTTTTGAGCTGagattatacatatatatatataaacgtaTGGAGTTGAATTTTAATGGGGGGTAATCAAATAGGTAAAGGACCGATTttgtgtaaaaatataaaattgtttacttttttattaGTGGTTTTGTCGGATTGGTTCAATTTCCGATAAGTGAAATGCTGTAATTTTACGAGATATtgctctgttttttttttttgggggggggggtgaTTTTATGTTTACTTCTTTGTTTTTACTACGTAACATTATTACTACAACAACCAgtattttactctcttttttaacTACTGGATGGTAATTTTGATTAACTGGAGCTCTATTGTAGTGAAAATGACATGTTAAAAGCTTAAGAGGGGCGTGGACTAGGGTTACGAGAGAGGATGAAGAACTGAAAACAGAGTAGGGATGGAAATGGATAATGTGAATTAAGATAGTTTtggatatttatatatatgtttttataaatttggatgatattttaatttggttaaaatatgctatagGTTTCTATACCtttcacaaatttagaattttatttttgtatttttatttttaagaatttagtcattttatttttcaagtttcaaaataaaaattcaattgttaaatttggTTAGTTGGTTTCTCGATGCATTTAGGGTTAGCCTCAATGTTTCGTATTGAAGCATGAGCTTTGTATGAGGAGTTCAAGATTGCTTGGGATAGGGATTTTGAGAGGTAGAGATTGAGATTGATAATTGTTTGCTTGTTGAATCAGTTCATATTAAAGGTGCGACTCGGTTGAGATTGGTTCGAGAAGATGTTAATAAAGCAGTTGACCACATGGTAAGGGTCCAGGGGTTTACTCTGGATCGGTTAGTTCCTTTTGAAACGCCACCGGTCGATCAATGGTATTTTAGAGGAGGATCGAGCTTTAGTGTCAGGATGTGTCAATTGATGGTTGTTCAATAAAATATGATGGtagtaaattaacttaaaaagtCACATAATTTCAACAGTGTTAATAgttagacttaaattttaaaatataaaaagtagaggaactaaattctaaatttataaagaatatAACAACTATAACATATTTTACTCAAGTGGAAAAATTATTGTTTAGTCCCCTTGTAAATGatgtaattataaattaataacattttgactctcaaaatgaaaaaattgtttaacccttaaaacacaataaaataataaataaatatatgataaaataatactttaatCTCCTTAAAAATAGTATTCAATTGGGTCCAAAAGTTTTAACTTTCATTTTTGGGGGTTATTAACGCTGTCTAGTATTAATTACCCACAAATTAAGGAGAAAGGTATCCCAAAATTACGTACTTTATATTAACTGTTGAAATGAAATGTTGGTATTTAGGTTATCAATTGAttcatttaattctttttgaaCTAAATGTCCATTAAATTAAGGTTTGAACTTTAACCTACGTTTTAAATTAGGAATCGCCATGAATGATGGTTAACGACAAGCTTTGGGATAATTCTCTGTtcagtccctatacttttatatacatttgaaatttaatctatctattttcaatttcactaaTATAATCTCCCAactatttaatttgataattgaatttcAGTTGACAATATCATCAAAAGCTTACATTACgtgtcatttttaaaataaaaaagtaccAACTTTCACTTCGCTTCTCTGAAATGGCATTGAAGAACCTTGCAActttatattcaaaatagaGAACCTTACAACTcgattcaatatttttatttgcttatttgaCCTTTCACACTTGAATTATTGACCACTTGagcaaattattttatttaaaaaataccaCATAATTGAATTCAATTGAAATCCTTTGACGGTATTCTTAGTTGGACTTCAAATTATTAAATCCCTGAGAACTagaagtagagggactaaatttcaaaagtatGAAGAGTATGGTATTGAAAGCATAATTAGACCACTAGATTTTTACATGCACTCAAAGAGAGAGCTGAATATGTGTAATAACTACGTGATCAACGGAGGACAAAGAGGCAGcgtaaagattaaaaaataagttgacATTCATCCCCCttttacttttacaaatttttacttCACCCCCATAATATGCAcaaattcttatatatatatatatgatagaGATACCGGATCGATTCAAAAAGTTATATGCATgacaaatacaaatattttgataaagtcaacggttaaattgttaaaagtatatGGAAGGGTGTGAAACTACTTTAGTTTCATACTGATATAAATGggtccatatatatatatatattgtacttgtcatgcatgtaaTATTCAGAACCTATCCAATATCCTTatcatatcaatttaaaatattgtttatattaatatatatttaatggttgaaaacttttacataaaacaaatagttaaaaattttaatttatgtcaacTTTGACATGCATTATCTACATGAatggaatataaaatataacggttcaattattcaaatattaatcgtataaaaattacaaaaaattacatttgTGTAAGCGAATCTCTCCTATCTATATGTATATGGTGCAATATATATGCAGCAAATCATTGATGTTTGAAGGAGAGACTAATGATAAACTTGGAAGATGGGTTATAGAAGGCCAatattctcatattattttccttttggaGTTTACAATTATAgtacaaatttaatatatgtccaatcaattaaaatttaatttaattcaagataaataataacagagtaaaaattaaaatatatacaaatcataatagaataaatttaaataaggcTCGTACATGATGagatttagattaaaaataatcataatgtTGTTATACTATTGATATGGTCATTTGATGCACGATGACAAGTGATCGATGATCATTTCATGAGTTTTACAAAGTCAAACAACCTAAATTCATTC
This region includes:
- the LOC105789919 gene encoding protein DETOXIFICATION 51, translated to MCNQTQQTHLYFHLLDPEKHYLSVSEIINETKSLLRLAFPIILTGLILYSRSIISMLFLGHLGDIELAAGSLAIAFANITGYSVLSGLALGMEPLCSQAFGAQKPKLLSLTLHRYIVFLLFISILISFLWVNMFNIFVYLHQDPNITRIGQKYLFFALPDLFTQSLFHPIRIYLRAQGITHPVTLSTLISTVLHLPINLLLVSQFGFGVAGVAASASISNFFVLVSLVVYVWTAGLHEPTWEKPSFECLTGWRPLLKLAAPSCVSVCLEWWWYEIMIVLCGLLVNPKATVASMGILIQTTSLIYVFPSSLSFAVSTRVGNELGANRPYKARLSAVVAVFVSTMTGLSASTFASSMKDKWAMMFTSDSEIIRLTSIALPILGLCELGNCPQTVGCGVLRGSARPSTAANVNLGAFYLVGMPVAVGLGFYLGFGFSGLWLGLLSAQVCCAGLMLYVVGSTDWDLQAKRAQMLTCVDTKLLDDCDESKGDEQEPLDSYHCDFRLLN